One part of the Zymomonas mobilis subsp. pomaceae ATCC 29192 genome encodes these proteins:
- the secE gene encoding preprotein translocase subunit SecE yields MAKITPAEFFRQVRAETAKVVWPSRRETIMTAIMVAIMAILLGVFFFVVDAAFSHVVRLLLSLLA; encoded by the coding sequence ATGGCCAAAATAACACCGGCCGAATTTTTTCGGCAGGTCCGGGCCGAAACTGCTAAAGTAGTATGGCCAAGCAGACGGGAAACTATCATGACGGCTATTATGGTCGCCATAATGGCTATCTTGCTTGGTGTCTTTTTCTTTGTTGTCGACGCTGCTTTCAGCCATGTTGTTCGGCTTCTCTTGTCGTTACTGGCTTAA